Genomic window (Cyanobacteriota bacterium):
TGGTAGATCCTTACGGCCTGCTAAACCCTGGTAAGATGCGGGCGTGGATGGAACAGGTTATGGCTTAATTCTTATCGAGGAATTGCTGAATAGCCACTACAATTGAAGGGTATGGGTAGGCCAGCTATTGTAACCAGAACTATAGCCAAGCTAGCTATTACACGTTGCATTCATGGGTCAACGTTATGTTTCAACGATTTTTAGTATCTACGGATCTTACAGATGGTGCCTATCGGTTGCTTACTTGTCTGCCAGCACTAGCTAGCGCTGGTGTTAAAACGATCGTATTCTTACACGTAGTACCGCTTGGCTCTGATGATGGGGTGCCCCGTGTGGATGAAGAGAAGGTAGAGCGGGCACGTCAACTATTGAATGCTGGTCTAGAAAAGACAGACATGACCATTGAAGCAACGATCGACATTCGCACAGGTAACCCATCGGAGGCTATCTTGAAGGCTATACAGGTTCATGATCCTCAAGTTGTCCTCTTAGGAAAGCCTGTTAGTTCCTTCTTGAATGAAAAGTTGTTTGGCAGCACAACCACTAAACTCGCTCAACAGATTAAGATTCCTTTGCTGGTCATGCGCCCGCAGCTTGTCATGGCCTTTACCCAGGATGAACTCACATTACGGTGCCAACATTTGTTCCGCACGTTGTTGATTCCCTGTGATGGCTCAGAGACATTTCAACAATTGTTGCGGCGGTTATCGAACTGCTTACAGGAAACCACAGCTAAGATTCCAGAACGGATTGTGCTCTGCCGGGTGATTGAAGAAGGACGATACCAGAGCCTCTCCCAAGCAGAAAGTCAAAAACAAGCGGAGGAGCAGTTATCTACAGCTAAGGCTCTGTTGGCAGATGTGATG
Coding sequences:
- a CDS encoding universal stress protein, translating into MFQRFLVSTDLTDGAYRLLTCLPALASAGVKTIVFLHVVPLGSDDGVPRVDEEKVERARQLLNAGLEKTDMTIEATIDIRTGNPSEAILKAIQVHDPQVVLLGKPVSSFLNEKLFGSTTTKLAQQIKIPLLVMRPQLVMAFTQDELTLRCQHLFRTLLIPCDGSETFQQLLRRLSNCLQETTAKIPERIVLCRVIEEGRYQSLSQAESQKQAEEQLSTAKALLADVMALGVQVDVSIRQGNPVVEVMQAAFEVDATAIVISSKNVGKIWELSVPSVAGELLRQCWRPVLFFPPVS